A portion of the Hydractinia symbiolongicarpus strain clone_291-10 chromosome 10, HSymV2.1, whole genome shotgun sequence genome contains these proteins:
- the LOC130612505 gene encoding uncharacterized protein LOC130612505, with amino-acid sequence MAKAGSSRRISLEDAVNYMLETDDSDIDSCHGGLSSDEEERIDNALLGYYSDWDENDPNADVESNLVGRSSPPPSSPPPPLSTNSTETLNNESQVTALNSAVSLTFCAINNVPDHATVTNEPSTRISRRTRRPRKQVIDLGSTDDDCDNKENICEKHTSTKKGKKKPANKKPANKKPANKEPVAHKNTKRIPRVMMIQILQTFYQILLRHVTQDWQLTSMEEYADPPVYNNFQAPIDKRYNTEHMPVFTEEKRNCKVCYAELKKQVRVYTKCSAPQCDVYLHFTKENNCFQKWHTTFKH; translated from the exons atggcgaagGCTGGAAGCTCAAGGAGAATTTCTCTTGAAGATGCTGTCAATTATATGCTTGAAACTGATGATTCTGACATCGATTCATGTCATGGGGGCCTCAGTAGTGACGAAGAAGAAAGAATAGATAATGCTTTATTGGGTTACTACTCGGATTGGGATGAAAA tgaTCCAAATGCTGATGTTGAAAGCAATCTTGTCGGTCGCTCATCACCGCCTCCTTCTTCACCGCCACCGCCGCTGTCCACAAACTCGACTGAAACGTTGAACAATGAAAGTCAAGTAACTGCTCTAAATTCTGCTGTTTCTCTAACATTCTGTGCCATTAATAATGTTCCTGACCATGCCACAGTCACTAATGAGCCCAGTACGAGAATTTCTCGTCGCACGCGCCGTCCTCGAAAACAGGTTATTGATTTGGGGTCAACCGATGATGACTGCGATAACAAAGAAAACATTTGCGAGAAACATACCTCtacaaaaaaaggtaaaaagaagCCAGCTAACAAGAAACCAGCCAATAAGAAGCCAGCTAATAAGGAGCCAGTAGCACATAAGAATACCAAGAGAATACCAAGAGTTATGATGATCCAGATACTCCAAACATTCTACCAGATTTTACTCCGACACGTGACCCAGGATTGGCAACTAACCAGTATGGAAGAGTATGCAGATCCTCCTGTTTACAATAACTTCCAAGCTCCCATTGATAAGAGATATAACACTGAACATATGCCGGTATTCACCGAAGAGAAACGAAATTGTAAAGTCTGTTACGCAGAGTTGAAGAAGCAAGTCCGTGTTTACACGAAGTGTTCTGCTCCACAATGTGATGTTTATTTGCActttacaaaagaaaataattgttttcagAAGTGGCATACAACATTCAAACACTAG